In Bosea sp. PAMC 26642, the DNA window GCAATGCGCGGCGGTCAGCACGAGTTCGGGCCCGATCGCCGCGCCCGAGCACAATTCGCCGCGGCTGGTTTCCACCCGCAGGGTGGAGGCGCGCGCACCGGAGACGTCGCGCGAGGCCGTGCCGCCGACGACGGCGAAGGCCGGCGAGGCCAGGGCCGCCATGGCGGCGAAGGCGAGGGGAAGGACGCGCAATGTCATGGCCGGAACCTGTTTGAAGACAAGGCCAGTCTATGGCTTGCGGCGCGCCAGTCCAGCCCCCCGATCAGCGGCGTGTCGTCCAGAGCGCGCTTTCGCCCCATTGCGACAAGGTTCTGTCGATCCAGGTGCGCTGGGGCGCGACCACGACGCCCTGGCTGAGCAGCCCGCATTGCTTGCCGGCAGGGCCGGTAGACCAGCTCGTAACGGCGACGATCCCGCCGTCGTCGCCAAGCATCGGGCCGCCTGAATCGCCCTGGCAGGCGCCGGCTCCCGGCTTTTTCCCGCCGGTCGCGGCGTCTGAAGCCCAGAGCAGGATCCGGCCCGGGCCATAGGGCTCGACCGCGACCAGTTCGGCGGAGCGATAGGCGCCGGTGGTGCGGGCCTCGCCCTCGCGCAAAACGCCATAACCCGCGAGCATGACGGTGGCGCCGGCGCGCGGCAGCGGACCGTCGATCAGCGTGGCCGGCACGAAGCGGGCCGGCAGCGGCTCGGCCATACGCAGCAAGGCCAGGTCGATCGAGCGTCGCCGCGTCGTGATCGCCTTGGCGTCGAATTCGGGATGGAGCGCGATGCCGGCCGGGGCGATCAGCACCGGCGCGTTTGCCCCGTCCTTCCAGTGGACCCGGAGATCGACACCGCCATCGGCGCAATGCGCCGCCGTCAGGATCGCTCGGGACGACAATACGATCGCCGAACAGACGCCGCCGCGGGCGTTCAGCACCATCAGAGTCGCGGTCGCTGCCGGCCCGCCCTCGCGGCCGCCGACCACGGCCGCGGCGGGGGCTGCAACAAGCAGCAGGCCGAGCGCCGACAGCGCGGCTGCGATCCCGTGACCGATCTTCATCGCGTTCTCCCTCTCGTCACGAGGGCTGATAGCGCGCCGAGCCGATCAATTGAACCCGCATTCGGAGCGACCATGACGCCCCTTGCCCTTACGCCGCCGGCGATCGAGCCGGTTCCACTTGCCGAGGCCAAGGCCTTCCTGCGCCTCGACCAGTCCGATGAAGACGAGCTTCTCGCCACGCTGATCACGGCCGCGCGCCTGATGATCGAGGCGGCGTCCGGCCGGATGCTGATCTCTCAGGGCTGGCGGATCGTGATCGACCGCTGGCCGGAGGGCGGAGAACTGCGGCTGCCGCTTTCGCCGGTCGCTGCGATCGTCGCCGCGCGGGTCTATGACGGCCTCGGGCAGCCCCAGGCCGTATCGCCTGGTTCGCTGCAACTCGATGCGCTGGCCGACCCGCCTGTCGTCCGGGCGGTAGGCGCCGTGCCGGCTCCCGGCCGCAGCCGGGGTGCGATCGAGATCGATGTCACGGCCGGCTACGGGCCGGCCGTATCCGATGTGCCGGCGCTGCTGCGGCAGGCTGTACTAAGGCTGGCGGCGCGCTGGTTCGAACTGCGCGGCGATGTCGCGGGCCGCGACGCGGCTGCGCTCCCGCCCGAGATCATGGCGCTGGTCGCACCGTTCCGCCGGGCGAGGCTCTGAGCGATGAGTGCGCCATCCCACACGGTCGGAATTCTGAAGCGACGTCTCGCTCTCGAGGCCCCGGTCGAGACGCCCGACGGCCTTGGCGGCAGGACACAAGGATTCGCCACCATTGCGGCGCTCTGGGGCCAGGTCGAATGGCTCTCCGGCGACGAGCGCTGGCGCATGGGTCGGCCTGAACAGCTGGCCACCCACCGCATCACTTTGCGCTGGCGCGCCGGCATCGATGCCAGCCAACGCTTCCGCGATCAGGAGCGGATCTTCGAGATCCGCGCCGTCGTCGATCCCGATGGCGGCAGGCGCCGGCTTGTCTGTCTCGTCGAGGAGATCAAGCCATGAGCGACGCGATCCTCGCCCTCCGCGCGGCGATCCAGACCCGGCTGACCGCAGACACGGATCTCACGGCGCTGATCGGCGCCGGGTGCGTCCACGACGAGGCGCCGCGCGCCGCGAGCGGCGTCTATGTCGTCCATGGCGAGGTCGACGCGCAGGACTGGTCCACCGGCAGCGACAAGGGCTGCGAGCAGGGTCTGTCGCTCGTCGTCTGGGCCGACCGGAGCAGTTCGTCGCGCCTCGCGCTGGAAGCGGCCGCGCTCGTCGTCCTGGCGCTGGACGAGGCGCCGCTCGCGCTGTCCGGGCACCGCCTGATCAACCTGCGCTGGCAGTCGTCGCGGCTGGCGCGCACGAGCCGAACGGGTCTGGCATCGGTCACGATCCGCCTGCGCGCCGTCACCGAAACTCTCTGCTCCCATCTGACAAGGAGGTGCCGATGTCGGCCCAAAGAGGCAAGGACCTGCTGCTCAAGGCGGCCGATGCCGGCGGTGCGTTCGTCACGGTCGCGGGCCTGCGGGCCCGCCAGATCGCCTTCAATGCCGAGGCGGTCGACGTGACCCACGCCGAATCGGCCGGGCGCTGGCGCGAACTGCTTGCCGGCGCAGGCGTCAGGCGCGCCAGCATCAGCGGCGCCGGCATCTTCAAGGACGAGGCTTCGGACGCGCTCGTGCGCCAGATATTCTTCGACGGCGTGATCCGCAACTGGCAGGTCGTCGTGCCGGAATTCGGCACGATCGCGGGGCCGTTCCAGCTCTCGAGCCTCGAATACCGCGGCGACCACGACGGCGAGGTCACCTTCGACCTGTCGCTGGAATCCGCCGGCCTGCTGACCTTCACCGCGCTTTGAGGAGCTTTTCCATGGTCAATCGCTACCGGGGCGAGACCGCCCTCATGGTCGAGGGCGAGGCCCTGCCGATGCGCCTGACGCTTGGCGCACTCGCCGAACTGGAAGATGCGTTCTCGGTCGACAGCCTGCCGGCGCTCGGCGAGCGATTCGTCGCTGGTCGGCTCTCGGCCCGCGACGTCACGCGCATCCTGGCCGCCGGCCTGCGCGGCGCGGGCAGCAGCATCAGCGACGATCAGGTCGCGGGCCTTTCCTTCGAGAACGGGCTGAACGGCGCGATCACGGCGGCGATCCGCCTGCTCGACGCCACCTTCGGCGATCCCGCTGCGGAGGCCGGCGACGCAAGCCGCCCTTCGCTGCCGCCGGCGGGGTGAGCCCTTCGGCGGCGGTACCGTTTCCTTGGGATGAAGTCATGAGCTTCGGCCTCGGACGGCTGGGCTGGAGCCCCGACCAGTTCTGGAACGCGACGCCACGCGAGATCGGCGCCGCGCTTATGGCCCATCGTCCCGCGCGTCGCGCCGCGACGGAGCGTGGGGTTCTGCAGCAACTGATGGCGGCGCACCCCGATGGGTGAGGCCGCTCGTTTGCGATCAAAGGAGGGGCCTGCCATGGCCGAGGACGATATCGCGGGTTCGTCCCGTCTCGCCGATCTGCGCGCGATGAACATCTTGACTCGAAATCTCAGCAAATCGGCCGATGCCTTTGGCAAATCGATCACCTCAGCCTTCGCCAAGGGCATCATCGAGGGCAAGCGCTTCGAGGACGTGCTGCGCAGCGTCGGCAAGTCGATGACCGAGAGCCTGCTCAAATCCGCGCTGAAGCCGATCCAGAGCAGTCTCTCCGGCCTGCTGAGTTCGGGCGTGAAGAGCCTGACCGGGCTGTTCACCGGAGCGCTGGGAGGCCTCGGTGGAGGTGGGGGCGCGGCGCGCCCGGTCCCCTTCGCCGATGGCGGGGTCGTCGCCTCACCATCCTATTTCCCGCTCGGTCGTGGTCTCGGTCTGATGGGCGAGAGGGGCGCCGAGGCGATCATGCCGCTGTCGCGCGGACCCGATGGCAGGCTTGGCGTCCGGGCGGGAGGTGCGGCGGTGCGCCCGCTCAGCGTCACGGTCCAGGTCCAGACGCCAGACGCCGACAGCTTCCGTCGCTCGGAGGCGCAGGTCTCGGCCGCGATCGCGCGGGCCGTGGCGCGTGGCAGCCGCGCACTGTGAGAACCCTTTCGCGGACATGCCATGACACGGGAGGCCGGCGGCGATGAGCGATTTCCATGAGGTTCGGTTTCCGCTCGACATCGCGCGCGGTGCGCGGGGCGGGCCGGAGCGGCTGACGCAGATCGTCGCGCTGGCCTCGGGTCGCGAGGTCCGCAACAGCCGCTGGGCCCATTCGCGGCGGCGCTACGATGCCGGGCTCGGCGTGCGCACGCTCGATGCGCTGATGGCGATCATCGACTTCTTCGAGGAGCGGCGCGGTCGGCTCTACGGCTTCCGCTGGCGCGACCAGCTCGACTGCAAGAGCTGTCCGCCCTCGCAGACGCCGTCGGCGACCGACCAGACGCTCGGCATCGGCGACGGCGTGACGCGAATCTTCCAGCTCGCGAAGGACTATGGCTTGGCAGAGGCGCCCTACCGGCGCGTCATCGCCAAGCCGGTTGACGGCAGCGTGCTCGTCGCCGTCGCGGGCATCACGGCGTTGCCGGATGTCGCGAGCTGCGACCCGGCGACCGGTCGCGTCACCTTCGCGCCGGGACACGCTCCGGCGTCCGGCGCCGCCGTGACGGCGGGCTTTTCCTTCGACGTTCCTGTGCGCTTCGACACCGACATGATCGAGGTCGATCTCTCGGCCTTCGAGGCTGGCGAGATCCCCAAGATCCCGGTCGTCGAGATCATCATCTGAGGAGGCCGCGATGCGCGCCATTCCGACCGCTCTGGCCGCCCATCTCGAAGGGACCGCCACGACCTTGTGCCATTGCTGGAGCCTGACCCGACGCGACGGGCTCGTGCTCGGCTTCACCGATCACGACCGCGACCTGAGTTTCGACGGCATCGTCTTCGCCGCCAGCACCGGACTTGAGGCGGCCGAAACCGCGGCCGAACTCGGCTTCGCCATCGGCGGCGGCGAGGTCTCGGGCGCCTTTGCCGCAAGCGGGCTCAACGAGGCCGATCTGTCGCGCGGGCTCTACGACGATGCGCGCGTTTCGGTCTGGCTGGTCAACTGGGCCTCTCCAGACCAGCGCCTGCTGCTGGAAGCCGGCTTCGTCGGCGAGGTCCGGCGCGGCGATACCGGCTTCACCGCCGAGGTGAGAGGGCTCGCAAAGGCATTCGACGAGGAGCGCGGCCGGCTCTACACCCGCTCCTGCGCCGCCGATCTCGGCGATGCGCGCTGCGGCGTCGCATTGTCTCCGGTCGAGGCTGTCGTCGCAACGAGCGACGGCCGGCTCGGGCTGACCGCGCCGGGGCTGGGCGCCTATGCCGACGGGTATTTCACCGGCGGGAGGCTGGTCTTCACCAGCGGCGCCAATCTCGGCTTCGTCACGGAGGTGAAGCGCCATTCCGGCGCCGATGGGCTCGTCGCGATCGAACTCTGGCAGGCGTCGCCCGCCGCGATCGCCGTCGGCGACGCCTTCATGCTGACGCCCGGCTGCGACAAGACCTTCGAGACCTGCCGATCGAAATTTTCAAACGGAATCAATTTTCGCGGCTTTCCGCATATCCCCGGCAACGACTTCATCATCGGCGGCGTGAAACCGGGAGACGGGCAACTCGACGGCGGGAGTCTGTTTCGATGAGCGCCGGGCTCGTCACGCAAGCGCGCATCGTCGAGGCGGCCCAGGCCTGGCTCGGCACGCCCTATCACCACCAGGCCTCGCTGCGCGGCGTCGGCTGCGACTGCCTCGGGCTGATCCGCGGCATCTGGCGCGATCTTTATGGCAGCGAGCCGGAATTGCCGCCGCCCTATTCGCAGAGCTGGGCAGAAAGTCTCGGAGGGGACAGGCTTGCCGCCGCAGCCTTGCGGCATCTGCGGCCCCTATCCGACGCCGGCGAGGCCCTGCCCGGCGACGTTTTGCTGTTTCGCTGGCGCGCGCATCTGCCGGCCAAGCACTGCGCCATCCTGAGCGCGCCCGACCGCATCATCCACGCTCATGACGGCGCGCAGGTGAGCGAGGTCGCCTTCACGGATTGGTGGCGGCGCCATCGCAGCCACGCCTTTTCCTTTCCGGAGCTCGCAGACTGATGGCCACGCTTCTTCTCCAGGTCGCCGGCGCCACGATCGGGACGGCGCTGGGCGGGCCGATCGGCGGCGCGATCGGGCAGGCGCTCGGCGGCATCGCCGGCAGCCGGATCGACCAGGCCCTTCTCGGCGGCGAGGGCGGCAGCCGCGCCGTCGAGGGGCCGCGCCTGAAGGAGATCGGCGGGCTTGCCTCGACCGAGGGCGCAGCCGTCCCGCGCCTCTACGGCCGGGCGCGGCTCGGCGGCCAGTTGATCTGGGCGACGCGCTTCGAGGAGGAGATCAAGGTCACCGTCTCGCGCACGAAATCCGGCGGCAAGGGCGGGCGCTCGCAGAAGACGACCGAGACCACCTACAGCTACTACGCCAATCTCGCGATCGGGCTGTGCGAGGGGCCGATCGCCTTCGTGCGCCGGATCTGGGCCGATGGCCGCGAGATCGATGTCGCGACGATCGCCATGCGTGTTCATCACGGCCATGAGAGCCAGGAGCACGACCCATTGATCGCGGCCAAGGAAGCGGGCGCGGCGCCGGCCTATCGCGGCCTCGCCTATGTCGTGTTCGAGCGCTTTTCGCTCGGCGACTATGGCAATCGCGTACCGCAATTCTCCTTCGAGGTGGTGCGGGCCGTCGAGGGGCTCGGCGGCATGATCCGGGCCGGGACCCTGATCCCGGGCGCCGGCGAGTTCATCTACGAGACGCGCGCCGTCAGCCACGAGCCGGAACCCGGCGTCACCGCCAGCCAGACCCGCCACCAGCTCTATGGCGGTGCCGATGTCGATACCGCGCTCGGACATCTGATGGAGCTCTGCCCGGCGCTGCGTCGCATCTCGCTCGTCGTCTCCTGGTTCGGCGACGATCTGCGCGCCGGGCATTGCACGCTCGCGCCGCGCGTCGAGATCCCGCACAAGCCGACCATCGGCGCGGAATGGTCCGCCGCCGGACTGTCGCGCGCCACGGCCCTTATCGTCAGCCAGGTCGACGGCCGTCCGGCCTTCGGCGGCACGCCCTCCGACGAGAGCGTGATCGCGCTGATCCGGCGCCTGCGCGATGCCTATGGGCTGGAGGTCGTGCTCTATCCCTTCGTTATGATGGACATCCCGACTGGCAACGGCCTCATCGACCCCCAGACCGGGCTCGCCGGACAGCCGGCCTATCCCTGGCGCGGCCGCATCACCTGCAACCCCGCGCCTGATGCCGAGGGCAGCGCGGCGGCCGATGCGCAGATCGCCGCCTTCATCGGCACAGTTGCGCCAGCGGACATGGCGCTTGCAGGCGAACAGATCCTCTGCGCCAAGCCGGACGAATGGAGCTATCGCCGCCTCGTCATGCACGCCGCGATGCTGGCTCAGGCGGCAGGCGGCGTCCACGGCTTCGTCCTGGGCTCGGAGCTGATCGGCCTGACGCATGTGAGAGGCGAGGCCGGCTATCCCATGGTCGACGGGCTGGTCGATCTGGCTCAGGACGTGCGGACGCTGCTGCCCGACACTAAGCTGACCTATGCCGCCGACTGGACGGAGTATGGCGCCGATGTCCGCGATGACGGCGACGACATCCGCTTTCCGCTCGATCCGCTCTGGGCCTCGCCCGCCATCGACGCGATCGGCATCGACTGGTATCCGCCGCTTTCGGACTGGCGCGACGGCGGCGGCCATGCCGATGCCGCGATCGCCGGCGGACCGGCCGATCTCGCCTATCTGCGGTCGCGCCTGAATTCGGGCGAGGCCTATGACTGGTATTATGACGATGCTGACGGACGCCTCGCGCAGGACCGGCTGCCGATCGAGGATGGGGCCTACGACAAGCCCTGGATCTTCCGCCCCAAGGACCTCGTGAACTGGTGGAGCCAGCCGCATGTCGAGCGCGCGGGGGGCGTCGAGACCACAGCCACCTCATTCGTGCCCGGCGCCAAGCCGATCTGGCTGACCGAGATCGGGCTGCCGGCGATCGACAAGGGCGGCAATGCCCCAAACGCCTTCGTCGATCCGAAATCGGCCGAGGACGCCTGGCCGCATTTCTCCAGTGGCGCGCGCGACGATCTGGTGCAGGCGCGCGGGCTGGAGGCTATCATCTCCGGTTTCGATCCGGCGCGCGCGGGCTTCGACCCGGCCCGCAACCCGGTTCATCCCGTCACCGGCATCCGCATGGTCGATCCCGCCGGCATCTTCGTCTGGACCTGGGATGCCAGGCCGTTCCCGGCCTTCCCCGATCTCAACGCGATCTGGGCCGACGGCGCCAATTACGACACCGGGCACTGGATCAACGGACGCATCGAGGGCACGCCTGTCGACCGCCTGCTGCGCGCCATCCTCGCCGATTTCGGCCTGCCGGCGCCCGACGAGGTAACGCTGGACGGCTTCGTCGATGGCTATGTGATCGAGCGCCCGATGTCGGCGCGCCAGGCGCTCGACTCGCTGGCGCAGGCCTTCGGTTTCGATGCGACGATGAGCGCTGGCCGGCTCGTCTTTCGCGGCCGGGGCGGCAAGGTTGTGCGCGCGCTCGGCCTCGACGATCTGCTGCTCGATCGCGAGGGGCGCCCCTACGAACTGCGCCGCGCCCAGGAAAGCGAATTGCCGCGCGAGCTGCGGCTCTCCTTCAGCGATGGCGACGGCGACTATCGCGCGGCGGCCGCGCGCTCGCGCCGGCTCGCGGGCGCCGCCCGTCGAGAGATCGGTGTCGAGACCGCGATCGTGACGCGCCCGGCCGAGGGTCAAAGGCTGGCCGACCAGCGCCTGCAGGAGGTCTGGGCCGGCCGCGAGACGCTGGAACTCGACCTGTCGCCACGCTGCATCGACCTCGAACCCGGCGATGTCGTCTCGCTCGCGATCGACGGCAGCGATCGGCTGTTCCGCCTGACCCGGATCAGCGACGGGCCGAGCCGCAAGGCGAGCGCGCGGGCCGTCGAGCCGGCGATCTACCGGACGGCAGGGGCACGTGGGCCGGCCCGCATCCCGCGCGCCGCTCCGGCATTGCCCGGCCGCCCGATGGTCGTGCCGCTGTCCCTGCCGATCGTGCGAACCCAGCCGCCGCCCTTGCTGTCGTTGGCAGCCTTCGCGTCGCCCTGGCCGGGCGCGCTCGCTGTCTGGCAGGCAGACGACGCCGGCGTGTTCTCGCCGCTCAGCTTGATTGAGGCGCCTTCCATCGTCGGCGAGACGCTGACCGCGCTGCCGCCGGGGCCGCTCTGGCGCAGCGATCGCCACGCGACGCTCGACGTCAGGCTGCGCGGCGGCGTGCTCTCCTCCGTGCCGCCGGAAGCGGAGCTCGGTGGGGCCAATGCGCTTGCCTTGTTGGATGCCGACGGCACGGTCGAGATCGTCACGGCCTCGCGCGTCGAACTCATCGGCGAGCGCATCTTCCGGCTGTCGGGCTTCGTCCGCGGCATAGGCGGCTCCGAGGCGGCGGCATCGCGCACGCTGCCGGCCGGGTCGCGGGTGGTCGTCCTCGACGGTGCCGCCGTTCCGCTGACCAGCGACGTTTCCGATCTGGGCATGGTCCGGCGTTACCGGATCGGGCCCGTGCAGAGCGATATCGGCGATCCGACGATGGCCGAGGTCGAGGCAAGCGTGACCGGGGCGGCACTCGTCCCCTTCGCTCCCGTCCGGCCGCAGGCGCGGCGCACGGTCGCCGGGATCGAACTGCGCTGGATCAGGCGCACGCGAATCGACGGCGATTCCTGGGACATCGCCGATGTGCCGCTCGGCGAGGACAGCGAGCGCTATGTGGTCGGCGTGCTGAACGGGACGGAGCCGTTGCGGCAGGCGGAGACGGCTGCGCCATCCTGGCTCTACCCCGCTGCGCTCGAACTCGCAGATTTCGGTGCGCCGCAGGCCGATATCGACCTCGTCATCGCACAAATCAGTGTGGTCGCGGGGAGGGGGCACGAATGGCGTGGACGGATCGCGGTGCGCTGACATACTCTGCGCAGGCCACAACCTGCGATAGCGCCGACGCCTCGGCGGGTTGCCTATTCATGGCGCGTTCAGTTGTTCGGGACTAGCGCATGTCGATGATGCCCTTCGAACCGATCCTCGCCGTCGCCTTGCTGGCCGCGCCCTTGCCGATCGTCAGGATCGACGATCCGGCGCCGATTTCCTGTCTGTCGGCCGACGAGACGCGCGAGGCGGTGTCGGATGGCCGCGTCATGCAGCCGGCCCAGGCCTCGCTGCACGCCAGGAACGCGGCGCCCGGCGAGGTATTGCGGATACGCCTCTGTCGCCAGGGCGACGAATTCGTTTATGTGGTCACAACGCTGAAGCGCGACGGCCGCGTTGCGCGGGTCACGCTTGAAGGCCAGTCCGGCAAGGTCGCGACGATACGCTGACGGGATCGTCCCCGCCGGGATGTCGCCGAAGATCTCATCCACAGGAGCAAGCCGACCGTGAGACTGCTCGTCGTCGAGGACGACAAGGACCTGAACCGCCAGATCGTCACCGCGCTGGAGAATGCCGGCTATGCCGTCGACAAGGCGTTCGACGGCGAGGAAGGGCTGTATCTCGGCGAGACCGAGCCCTACGACGCCGTCATCCTCGATCTCGGCCTGCCCAAGGTTGACGGCGTCGCCGTTCTGCAGGGCTGGCGTCGGGTCGGGAAATCGATGCCCGTGCTGATCCTGACGGCGCGCGACCGCTGGAGCGACAAGGTCTCGGGGTTCGACGCGGGCGCCGACGACTATGTCGTCAAACCGTTCCATATCGAGGAACTGCTGGCGCGCGTGCGGGCCTTGCTGCGCCGCGCGGCGGGACATGCCACCTCGGAACTGATCTGCGGCCCGGTCCGCCTCGATACGCGTGCGAGCCGCGTCGTCGTCGACGGCAATCCGGTCAAGCTCACCTCGCACGAATACCGCCTGCTCGCCTATCTGATGCACCATCAGGGCAGGGTGGTCTCACGCACCGAACTGGTCGAGCATCTCTACGACCAGGATTTCGACCGCGATTCCAACACGATCGAGGTCTTCGTCGGCCGCCTGCGCAAGAAGCTAGGCGTCGACATCATCGAGACCATCCGTGGTCTGGGTTACATCGCCGCGGCCCCCGAGAAGGTCTGATCCGGTCCGATGCCGTTCCGGTCGCATCGCTATTCGCTCGGCGCGCGGCTGTTCATCTCGGCAGCGATCTGCTGCGCGCTGGTGCTGATCCTCGCCGGCTTCGGCCTGACGACATTCTACCGCCGCTCGGCCGAGCGCGGTTTCGACGAGCGCCTCAGCGTCTACATCAAGGAACTCGTCGCCGATCTCGCCGCCCCGCCCGAGACCGAGCGCCAGGCGATCGGCGACCTCGGCGAGCCACGTTTCGACCTGCCGCTGTCGGGCTGGTACTGGCAGATCATGCGTCTGGACGGCGAGCGGCCGAGCGTGCGCGCGTCGCGCTCGCTGGTCGGCGGGCAGCTGCCGAAGCTGCTCGACCAGGAGATTGCGCCGAACGCGCGCGGCCTGCGGGAAAGCTACATCTCCGGCCCCGACGACCGCTCTCTACGGATTCTCGAACGCGAGATCGACGTCGGTGAGGACGGCCGGTTCACCGTCGCGGTCGCGGCTCCGACCGACGAGATCGATGGGGACATCCGCGATTTCCGCTTCGCCCTGACCATGACGTTTTTGCTTCTGGGGCTGGCGCTCGTCGCCTCCACCATCATCCAGGTCCGCTTCGGTCTGCGACCGCTCGTGCGGCTCGGCGCCGCCGTAGGCATGGTGCGCACTGGCGAGACGCCGCGCATCGTCGGGAAGTACCCGCCCGATCTCGCTCCGCTGGCCGGCGAACTCAACCAGCTCATCGACGCCAACCGCGAGATCCTGGAGCGCGCCCGCACGCAGGTCGGCAATCTCGCCCACGCGCTCAAGACGCCGCTCAGCGTGATGCTGAACGAGGCCGAGGCCGGCACGGGGGATGGCCAACTGCCGCAAACGGTGAAGGCCCAAGCCGCAGTGATGCGCGATCAGGTCCAGTATTATCTTGATCGGGCCCGCGCCGCGGCCTTGTCGGGCGCGCTCGGCGGCGTCACCGAGGTCGTGCCCTCGCTCGACGCACTGATCCGGACCTTCACCAAGATATCACAGGAGCGCGGCATCGTCGGCACGCATCTCGTGCCGCAGGGCGTGAAGTTTCGCGGCGAGCAGCAGGATTTCGAGGAGATGCTCGGCAACCTGCTCGACAACGCCTTCAAATGGGCGCGTTCGCGGGTCGAGGTCGGGTTTGTGCCCGCAGCCGAGACGAGCGAAGGGCGTTTCGTTCTCCTGATCGACGATGACGGGCCGGGATTGCCCGACGACGCCATGGCTGTCGTCCTCAAGCGCGGCCGCAGGCTGGACGAGACCACGCCGGGCTCCGGCCTCGGACTTTCCATCGTGCAGGATCTCGCCAGGCTCTATGGCGGCGAGGTCATGCTGCAGCCGTCGCCGCTGGGGGGGCTCAGGGCGCGCCTCGTGCTGCCCTCGGTGTGAGCAAAGCCGGCGCGTGACCCTTTGTCGCCATCTTCGGACATGAAGCGAGCCTCGTGATTGGCTAAGAACGCAGAATGCTGATCTGGATCATCTTCGCGGCCATGACCGGAGCGGCGGTTTTCGCGCTGCTCTGGCCTTTGGGGCGCAGGCATCCCGGCGCCTTCGCCGATACGGCCGATGCGACCAGCCTGTACCGCGCCCAATTGGGCGAGATCGATCGCGACCTCGACCGCAAGTTGATCGGACCCGCCGATGCCGACGCGGCCAGGGCCGAGGCTGCACGCCGCCTGTTGCGGGCGGCCGGCACCGAGGATGGCCCGACCGGGGAGACGGAATCTTCGCTGCGCCGCCGGCGGGCCAGCTCGGCGCTGGCCCTGTCCTGCGTGCCGTTGCTGGCGCTGCTGACCTATGGCGCCTTCGGATCGCCCGACGCGCCCGACCAGCCGCTCGCGGCGCGCCTGCAGAGCGACCCCTCCCGGCAGGATTTCGAGGTCGCGCTCGCCCGCATCGAGACCCATCTCGCCGCCAATCCCGACGATGCGCGCGGCTGGTCGGTTCTCGCACCGATCTATCTCCGGCAGGGTCGCTATGAAGAGGCGGTCCGGGCCTTTTCGGCGATCCTGCGCCAGAATGGACAGGATTCCGATGCGCTGGCCGGGCTCGGCGAGGCGCAGACGCTGGTCGCAGGAGGCGTCGTGACCGTTATTGCGCGCGAAAACTTCGCCGAGGCAGTCAGGCGGGATGCCGGTAATGCGCGCGCGCGCTACTTCCTCGCCGTCGCCAAGGAGCAGGACGGCGATGCCCCCGGCGCGATCGCGGCGCTGCGCGACCTGCTCAAGGATGCGCCGGCAGATGCCGGCTGGGCGGAGGCTGTCCGCCAGCGTCTGCAGGCGCTCGAGGCTGACGATGCCGGACGGGCGATCGCCGGCTTGCCCGCCCCCGACCAGCAGGCGGCGATCCGCGGCATGGTCGCAGGACTCGCGGAACGCCTGAAACAGAGTGGTGGAGATCTGGAGGACTGGATGCGGCTGATCCGTTCGCAGACGGTGCTGGGCGAGGCGCAGGCCGCACGCGAGGCCGTTTCGACCGCACGCCGGCGCCTCGCACCGGACGTGAATGCAATCGCCCGGATCGATACGCTGGCCGCCGAACTCGGCCTCGGGGCGACCGCGCCATGAGCGTCGCGGGTCAGCCCCATCCTGTGATCGCCCGCCGACGCCTGACCCGCAAACAGCGCCGACTTGCGCTGATCGGCGCGGCGGGGCTCGTGTTGTGCGTGGCCGCGGGTCTCGTGCTCGTGGCGATGCGCGACAGCATCGT includes these proteins:
- a CDS encoding baseplate multidomain protein megatron; amino-acid sequence: MATLLLQVAGATIGTALGGPIGGAIGQALGGIAGSRIDQALLGGEGGSRAVEGPRLKEIGGLASTEGAAVPRLYGRARLGGQLIWATRFEEEIKVTVSRTKSGGKGGRSQKTTETTYSYYANLAIGLCEGPIAFVRRIWADGREIDVATIAMRVHHGHESQEHDPLIAAKEAGAAPAYRGLAYVVFERFSLGDYGNRVPQFSFEVVRAVEGLGGMIRAGTLIPGAGEFIYETRAVSHEPEPGVTASQTRHQLYGGADVDTALGHLMELCPALRRISLVVSWFGDDLRAGHCTLAPRVEIPHKPTIGAEWSAAGLSRATALIVSQVDGRPAFGGTPSDESVIALIRRLRDAYGLEVVLYPFVMMDIPTGNGLIDPQTGLAGQPAYPWRGRITCNPAPDAEGSAAADAQIAAFIGTVAPADMALAGEQILCAKPDEWSYRRLVMHAAMLAQAAGGVHGFVLGSELIGLTHVRGEAGYPMVDGLVDLAQDVRTLLPDTKLTYAADWTEYGADVRDDGDDIRFPLDPLWASPAIDAIGIDWYPPLSDWRDGGGHADAAIAGGPADLAYLRSRLNSGEAYDWYYDDADGRLAQDRLPIEDGAYDKPWIFRPKDLVNWWSQPHVERAGGVETTATSFVPGAKPIWLTEIGLPAIDKGGNAPNAFVDPKSAEDAWPHFSSGARDDLVQARGLEAIISGFDPARAGFDPARNPVHPVTGIRMVDPAGIFVWTWDARPFPAFPDLNAIWADGANYDTGHWINGRIEGTPVDRLLRAILADFGLPAPDEVTLDGFVDGYVIERPMSARQALDSLAQAFGFDATMSAGRLVFRGRGGKVVRALGLDDLLLDREGRPYELRRAQESELPRELRLSFSDGDGDYRAAAARSRRLAGAARREIGVETAIVTRPAEGQRLADQRLQEVWAGRETLELDLSPRCIDLEPGDVVSLAIDGSDRLFRLTRISDGPSRKASARAVEPAIYRTAGARGPARIPRAAPALPGRPMVVPLSLPIVRTQPPPLLSLAAFASPWPGALAVWQADDAGVFSPLSLIEAPSIVGETLTALPPGPLWRSDRHATLDVRLRGGVLSSVPPEAELGGANALALLDADGTVEIVTASRVELIGERIFRLSGFVRGIGGSEAAASRTLPAGSRVVVLDGAAVPLTSDVSDLGMVRRYRIGPVQSDIGDPTMAEVEASVTGAALVPFAPVRPQARRTVAGIELRWIRRTRIDGDSWDIADVPLGEDSERYVVGVLNGTEPLRQAETAAPSWLYPAALELADFGAPQADIDLVIAQISVVAGRGHEWRGRIAVR
- a CDS encoding PepSY domain-containing protein codes for the protein MSMMPFEPILAVALLAAPLPIVRIDDPAPISCLSADETREAVSDGRVMQPAQASLHARNAAPGEVLRIRLCRQGDEFVYVVTTLKRDGRVARVTLEGQSGKVATIR
- a CDS encoding DUF2163 domain-containing protein codes for the protein MRAIPTALAAHLEGTATTLCHCWSLTRRDGLVLGFTDHDRDLSFDGIVFAASTGLEAAETAAELGFAIGGGEVSGAFAASGLNEADLSRGLYDDARVSVWLVNWASPDQRLLLEAGFVGEVRRGDTGFTAEVRGLAKAFDEERGRLYTRSCAADLGDARCGVALSPVEAVVATSDGRLGLTAPGLGAYADGYFTGGRLVFTSGANLGFVTEVKRHSGADGLVAIELWQASPAAIAVGDAFMLTPGCDKTFETCRSKFSNGINFRGFPHIPGNDFIIGGVKPGDGQLDGGSLFR
- a CDS encoding peptidase P60 — its product is MSAGLVTQARIVEAAQAWLGTPYHHQASLRGVGCDCLGLIRGIWRDLYGSEPELPPPYSQSWAESLGGDRLAAAALRHLRPLSDAGEALPGDVLLFRWRAHLPAKHCAILSAPDRIIHAHDGAQVSEVAFTDWWRRHRSHAFSFPELAD
- a CDS encoding response regulator transcription factor, translating into MRLLVVEDDKDLNRQIVTALENAGYAVDKAFDGEEGLYLGETEPYDAVILDLGLPKVDGVAVLQGWRRVGKSMPVLILTARDRWSDKVSGFDAGADDYVVKPFHIEELLARVRALLRRAAGHATSELICGPVRLDTRASRVVVDGNPVKLTSHEYRLLAYLMHHQGRVVSRTELVEHLYDQDFDRDSNTIEVFVGRLRKKLGVDIIETIRGLGYIAAAPEKV